One Candidatus Eisenbacteria bacterium genomic region harbors:
- a CDS encoding YwiC-like family protein produces the protein MSRLLVPAEHGSWAFLGEPVVLGLAVALRAPGATPSGGMAATLVAVATVAAFLARKPLRISVTDRREGRRTARTARAGLAAAALALAGAAAVTGAALLAQGPVLLAMGLAAPIGAVALAFDLDRRARDAAAEVTAALALAGAAPAIALAAGLPRPAAFALWAILAARAVPTVAYVRARLRLEKSHPVRTAEVLALHAAAAGGVALLAREGWVPWAAAVAMTVLALRAAVGLSPWRLRMTTMQLGLSEIAFGLLVVLATCV, from the coding sequence GTGAGCCGTTTGCTCGTGCCGGCCGAGCACGGGAGCTGGGCCTTCCTGGGCGAGCCCGTGGTGCTGGGCCTCGCCGTGGCGCTGCGCGCACCCGGCGCCACGCCATCCGGAGGGATGGCCGCCACGCTGGTGGCCGTGGCGACGGTTGCGGCCTTCCTGGCGCGCAAACCCCTGCGCATCTCGGTCACCGACCGGCGCGAGGGCCGGCGCACCGCGCGGACGGCGCGGGCGGGCCTCGCCGCGGCGGCACTGGCGCTGGCCGGCGCGGCCGCGGTGACCGGGGCGGCGCTGCTGGCGCAAGGGCCGGTGCTGCTGGCGATGGGCCTGGCGGCGCCGATCGGCGCGGTGGCCCTGGCCTTCGACCTGGACCGCCGCGCGCGCGATGCCGCGGCCGAAGTCACCGCCGCGCTGGCCCTGGCCGGCGCCGCGCCCGCCATCGCGCTCGCCGCCGGCCTCCCGCGGCCCGCCGCGTTCGCACTGTGGGCCATCCTGGCCGCGCGCGCCGTGCCCACCGTGGCCTACGTTCGCGCCCGGCTGCGACTGGAGAAGAGTCACCCGGTGCGGACCGCGGAAGTACTGGCCCTGCACGCCGCCGCCGCAGGCGGCGTGGCGCTCCTGGCGCGCGAGGGATGGGTGCCGTGGGCCGCGGCCGTCGCCATGACCGTGCTGGCCCTCCGCGCCGCCGTGGGGCTCTCGCCGTGGCGGTTGCGGATGACCACCATGCAGTTGGGCCTGAGCGAGATCGCCTTCGGCCTGCTGGTGGTGCTGGCGACATGCGTGTAG